DNA sequence from the Caldisalinibacter kiritimatiensis genome:
CTTCAGTAGGGAATTTAGAAAAATAATCACCTATAACCCCTGGAGTTTTTTTCATTATTTCATTGGTTGCATTTTTAAATGTATTATTAGAATAATATAAAATACTAGTTGTTAAGAGGGGGACGAAAAGGATAGTAAATATTACAATAACTATATTTTTAATTCTTCTACTAGATTTATTTTCTCTAACCATACTATACCCCCATTACTTTATATAATTACTGAAACAAGTTAACTGGTCTATTAATTTTTCTTCTTCTTTTTTTACTAAATAAGTGTACTCCTTATAGTCCTTTTCTTTTAATTTTTCAAACATCTTTCTTTCCTTTGTAATATCAATTAACTCTTTCTTTGCTCCTTCACATTCTTCTCTTTTTCTATTTATTATGTTTTTTTGCTGATGTATCTCATCATTTATGCTATTAATATACAAACTATATGCTTTTAAATCTTTTATTGTAGTTCCTTCTAGAGCATCATTTCTTTCTGCTAACAATTTCTTTTTACGCATCACTACCTGATTAAGTTTCTTTTCTTCCTCTTCGAGTTCTTTCTTTAACTTACCATATAGTGATTTTTTCTTATTTTCTACACCTTCTTTATAGTCTAATATCTTTTGGAGTTTAAATTTATACTTTTTCATAATACCACTCCACTATATTTTATCATTTATTGTTTTCATAATCTTTAAGGTATCGTTAAAACCATACGACTCCATTATTCCTTGTTTTAACAATTTTTCATTTATAAGGTCAATAACATCTATAGCCTTATCTAATTTTTGATTAGTTCCTTTTTTATAAGCACCAATGCTTATCAAGTCTTCTGATTCTTTATACGTCGCTAACATATCTTTTATTTTATTAGATATTTCAATATGCTCATTTTGGGCAATGTTCGGCATGACCCTACTTACACTAGCAAGTATATCTATAGCTGGATAATGATTTTGATTTGCTAACTTTCTTGACAATACTATATGACCATCTAATATACCTCTTACCGTATCAGTTATTGGCTCATTTAAATCATCTCCATCAACTAATACAGTATATAGCGCTGTAATAGTTCCTTTATCAGAAGTTCCTGCCCTCTCTAATAGTCTAGGTAATACTGCAAATACTGAAGGTGTATACCCTCTCGTAACGGGAGGTTCTCCAATGGCAAGTCCTACTTCACGTTGTGCCATTGCAAATCTAGTTAACGAATCCATTAATAACATAACATTTTTACCTTTATCTCTAAAATACTCAGCAATAGCTGTAGTTAGCAATGCCCCTTTCATTCTTACTAAAGCTGGTTGGTCAGATGTAGCTACTACTAATACTGATTTTTTAAGTCCTTCTTCTTTTAAATCTTTTTCTATAAACTCTCTAACTTCTCTTCCCCTTTCTCCTATCAGGCCAATAACATTTATATCTGCTTGGGCATTTCTAGCTATCATCCCCATCAACGTACTTTTTCCTACACCACTTCCAGCAAAAATTCCTATTCTTTGTCCTTTACCACAAGTTAATAATCCGTCTATCGATTTTATTCCCAGCGATAATACCTCTTTAATCTTTTTCCTTTTTAAAGGATTTGGTGGATTATTAAATACAGAATAATAATTTGTTGTCTTTAACGGTCCTTTTCCGTCTATAGGGTTACCTAACCCATCTAAAACTCTCCCTATAAGGTTTTCTCCTACTTTTACTCTTAAAGAATGTCCACTAGCTACAACAGTACTATCAGGACCTATACCTTCCATATCACCTAAAGGCATAAGCAGTATTTTTTCTTCTTTAAAGCCAACGACCTCTGCAAGTATCGGCCTTTCTTGATTAAAAGGATATATATAACACAGCTCACCAATTTTAGCCAATGGTCCACTAGATTCAATAGTTAATCCAGTTACTTTAGTAACTTTACCTCTATATTTAATATATTCTATGGCCTTCGTTTCTTTTAAGTATTTCTTTATATTTATTTCATACACCAGAATCACTCACTGTCTATTAAACTATATAATGTTTTTTTCATCTCTTCGATTTGTGATTTAATGCTTACATCAACACTTCCTTTTTCTGTTTCAATAATACATCCTCCTCTTTCGAGGTTATTGTCCTTTTTAATTACTATATCCTCTACTAAAGTAGCCATTGCTAAAATCCTACCTTTAGATAATTCAACCACATCATAATCATCAGGTGAAACTCTAATTGTAACCTTTTCACTCACAGCTAGACTTTCTAGACCTTTCTCTACAATTGACAAGATTAATTCTTTGTCATCGTCTAATTTCATATTAATTATCTTTTCACAATTTTTAATAACTAACTCGATTACATCCTTTTCAATATTTTTAATT
Encoded proteins:
- the fliJ gene encoding flagellar export protein FliJ — encoded protein: MKKYKFKLQKILDYKEGVENKKKSLYGKLKKELEEEEKKLNQVVMRKKKLLAERNDALEGTTIKDLKAYSLYINSINDEIHQQKNIINRKREECEGAKKELIDITKERKMFEKLKEKDYKEYTYLVKKEEEKLIDQLTCFSNYIK
- the fliI gene encoding flagellar protein export ATPase FliI, with amino-acid sequence MYEINIKKYLKETKAIEYIKYRGKVTKVTGLTIESSGPLAKIGELCYIYPFNQERPILAEVVGFKEEKILLMPLGDMEGIGPDSTVVASGHSLRVKVGENLIGRVLDGLGNPIDGKGPLKTTNYYSVFNNPPNPLKRKKIKEVLSLGIKSIDGLLTCGKGQRIGIFAGSGVGKSTLMGMIARNAQADINVIGLIGERGREVREFIEKDLKEEGLKKSVLVVATSDQPALVRMKGALLTTAIAEYFRDKGKNVMLLMDSLTRFAMAQREVGLAIGEPPVTRGYTPSVFAVLPRLLERAGTSDKGTITALYTVLVDGDDLNEPITDTVRGILDGHIVLSRKLANQNHYPAIDILASVSRVMPNIAQNEHIEISNKIKDMLATYKESEDLISIGAYKKGTNQKLDKAIDVIDLINEKLLKQGIMESYGFNDTLKIMKTINDKI